The following proteins come from a genomic window of Micromonospora echinofusca:
- a CDS encoding septum formation family protein, which produces MRRWLGVTASAALVAAAVSGCGTPAGTDGDLTDDWRPVAEARQFTPQAGECHVVAEPTAYLTSHQPVDCAKAHLVETFHIGTFTGDLAARPVPPRVGSAAMRSAFAECDAKAKEYVGGEWRDARLSVQVAPTSPAGWTGGSRWYRCDLFELDPVSGANGDNDRPVNRAGSLRGVLKAATPLRYGCAEEDDWSNLLAVPCTKFHRFEYVGVWTAPDVSYDDATKDEDAVHAKCRPVIARYAKVPVDGMLRYRTGSTYRFPSEQAWARGDRGVRCWYWSSGKKLTRSIAGGGTKVLPIN; this is translated from the coding sequence ATGCGACGCTGGCTGGGCGTCACGGCTTCGGCCGCGCTGGTCGCGGCGGCGGTGAGCGGGTGCGGCACGCCGGCCGGCACGGACGGGGACCTGACCGACGACTGGCGGCCGGTGGCCGAGGCCCGCCAGTTCACGCCGCAGGCCGGCGAGTGCCACGTCGTCGCCGAGCCGACCGCCTACCTCACCAGCCACCAGCCGGTGGACTGCGCGAAGGCGCACCTCGTCGAGACGTTCCACATCGGCACGTTCACCGGCGACCTGGCCGCCCGCCCGGTCCCGCCCCGCGTCGGGTCGGCGGCGATGCGGTCCGCGTTCGCCGAGTGCGACGCCAAGGCCAAGGAGTACGTCGGCGGCGAGTGGCGCGACGCCCGGCTGTCGGTGCAGGTGGCGCCCACGTCGCCGGCGGGCTGGACGGGCGGCAGCCGGTGGTACCGGTGCGACCTGTTCGAACTCGACCCGGTGAGCGGCGCCAACGGCGACAACGACCGGCCGGTCAACCGGGCGGGCAGCCTCCGTGGCGTGCTGAAGGCGGCCACCCCGCTGCGGTACGGCTGCGCCGAGGAGGACGACTGGTCCAACCTGCTGGCGGTCCCGTGCACGAAGTTCCACCGCTTCGAGTACGTGGGCGTCTGGACCGCGCCCGACGTGTCCTACGACGACGCGACGAAGGACGAGGACGCCGTCCACGCGAAGTGCCGGCCGGTCATCGCCCGCTACGCGAAGGTGCCGGTCGACGGCATGCTCCGCTACCGCACGGGCAGCACGTACCGGTTCCCGTCGGAGCAGGCGTGGGCGCGCGGCGACCGGGGGGTGCGCTGCTGGTACTGGTCCAGCGGAAAGAAGCTGACCCGCTCGATCGCGGGCGGCGGCACGAAGGTGCTGCCGATCAACTGA
- a CDS encoding amylo-alpha-1,6-glucosidase: MAQSNTVRILDGSTFVVSEDTGDIEATPSEPTGFFALDTRYLSTWVLTVNGERLTPLSYDDLQYYEARFFLVPGMATHYVDAKLSIIRERAVGGSFRETLTILNHDEKPVDLEIRMAAASDFADLFQVKDEILNKKGEIYTEVDSDRLRLGYRRGNFIRETLISASPSPRYDRRGFAYSLHLQPNERWAAEIDVKTTAVSPGGRDLRMGLRAHTTERRALQHDLEEWIARAPKVNSQHDLVASTYRRSLIDLAALRFSPLSLGGATLPAAGLPWFMTMFGRDSILTCLQTLPFTPELSKTTLRILASLQGTRFDDFRDEDPGRILHEMRYGETAAFEEQPHSPYYGSVDATPLFLVLLDEYEKWSGDAELVMELERECRAALKWIDDYADLVGNGYIWYERRNTDTGLENQCWKDSWDSISYRDGTLPPFPRATCEVQGYAYDAKVRAARLAREFWGDPELADRLEREAAALKERFNRDFWVDDGEYYALALDPDGRQCDVLSSNIGHLLWSGIVDHDRAEKVAQHLVGPRLFTGWGVRTLAEGEVRYNPIGYHNGTIWPFDNSFIAWGLRRYGFAEEAAVIANGILDAATYFEGRLPEAFGGYPRELTKFPVEYPTACSPQAWSTGTPLLLLRTMLGLEPHEGHLAVEPRLPIGMGRIEVLDIPGRWGRVDAFARGRLDMHRLTD; encoded by the coding sequence ATGGCGCAGAGCAACACGGTCCGGATCCTGGACGGCAGCACCTTCGTGGTGTCGGAGGACACCGGGGACATCGAGGCGACGCCGAGCGAACCGACGGGATTCTTCGCCCTGGACACCCGCTACCTGTCGACGTGGGTGCTGACGGTGAACGGGGAACGGCTCACCCCTCTGTCGTACGACGACCTCCAGTACTACGAGGCCCGCTTCTTCCTGGTGCCGGGAATGGCCACGCACTACGTCGACGCCAAGCTGTCGATCATCCGGGAGCGCGCGGTGGGGGGCAGCTTCCGGGAGACGCTCACCATCCTCAACCACGACGAGAAGCCGGTCGACCTGGAGATCAGGATGGCGGCGGCGTCCGACTTCGCCGACCTGTTCCAGGTGAAGGACGAGATCCTCAACAAGAAGGGCGAGATCTACACGGAGGTCGACTCCGACCGGCTGCGCCTGGGCTACCGGCGGGGCAACTTCATCCGGGAGACGCTGATCTCCGCGTCTCCGTCGCCCAGGTACGACCGCAGGGGCTTCGCGTACTCGCTCCACCTCCAACCCAACGAACGGTGGGCAGCCGAGATCGACGTCAAGACCACGGCGGTCTCCCCGGGCGGGCGGGACCTGCGGATGGGGCTGCGGGCGCACACCACCGAGCGGCGCGCCCTCCAGCACGACCTGGAGGAGTGGATCGCCAGGGCCCCCAAGGTCAACAGCCAGCACGACCTGGTCGCCTCCACGTACCGGCGCAGCCTCATCGACCTGGCCGCGCTGCGCTTCTCGCCACTCTCCCTCGGCGGGGCGACGCTACCCGCCGCCGGGCTGCCCTGGTTCATGACCATGTTCGGCCGCGACAGCATCCTGACCTGCCTCCAGACGCTGCCGTTCACGCCGGAGCTGTCGAAGACCACGCTGCGGATCCTGGCCTCCCTCCAGGGCACCCGGTTCGACGACTTCCGGGACGAGGACCCGGGCCGGATCCTGCACGAGATGCGCTACGGCGAGACCGCCGCCTTCGAGGAACAGCCGCACTCGCCGTACTACGGGTCGGTGGACGCGACCCCGCTGTTCCTGGTGCTGCTCGACGAGTACGAGAAGTGGAGCGGGGACGCCGAGTTGGTCATGGAGTTGGAGCGGGAGTGCCGGGCGGCGTTGAAGTGGATCGACGACTACGCCGACCTGGTCGGCAACGGCTACATCTGGTACGAGCGCCGCAACACCGACACCGGCCTGGAGAACCAGTGCTGGAAGGACTCCTGGGACTCCATCTCCTACCGCGACGGCACGCTGCCGCCGTTCCCCCGGGCCACCTGCGAGGTGCAGGGGTACGCGTACGACGCCAAGGTGCGCGCCGCCCGGCTGGCCCGTGAGTTCTGGGGCGATCCGGAGTTGGCCGACCGGTTGGAGCGGGAGGCTGCGGCGCTGAAGGAACGGTTCAACCGGGACTTCTGGGTGGACGACGGCGAGTACTACGCCCTGGCCCTGGACCCGGACGGCCGCCAGTGCGACGTGCTGAGCTCCAACATCGGCCACCTGCTCTGGAGCGGCATCGTCGACCACGACCGGGCCGAGAAGGTCGCCCAGCACCTGGTGGGGCCCCGGCTCTTCACCGGCTGGGGCGTACGCACACTGGCCGAGGGCGAGGTGCGCTACAACCCGATCGGCTACCACAACGGCACGATCTGGCCGTTCGACAACTCGTTCATCGCCTGGGGTCTGCGCCGGTACGGCTTCGCCGAGGAGGCGGCGGTCATCGCCAACGGCATCCTCGACGCGGCCACCTACTTCGAGGGCCGGCTGCCGGAGGCGTTCGGCGGCTACCCGCGCGAGCTGACCAAGTTCCCCGTCGAGTACCCGACGGCGTGCAGCCCGCAGGCCTGGTCGACGGGCACGCCGCTGCTGCTGCTGCGCACGATGCTCGGCCTGGAGCCGCACGAGGGGCACCTCGCGGTGGAACCCCGGCTGCCGATCGGGATGGGCCGGATCGAGGTGCTGGACATCCCGGGGCGCTGGGGCCGCGTCGACGCGTTCGCCCGGGGCCGCCTCGACATGCACCGGCTGACCGACTAG
- a CDS encoding lysophospholipid acyltransferase family protein: MPELVYPPVIAAAKTMFRVLDLKITIEGAHHVPRTGGAVLASNHISYLDFIFCGLGANPAKRLVRFMAKKSVFTHKISGPLMRGMRHIPVDRRAGAGSYATAVSALRRGEVVGVFPEATISRSFTVKELKSGTTRMATEAGVPVLPVAIWGTQRLWTKGRPRTLNRRHIPITILVGEPMDPADYPDANAMTVDLKARLTALVDRAQRNYPDKPAGPDDTWWLPVHLGGTAPTLEEAAELEVRRRAAAVDPDA, encoded by the coding sequence ATGCCGGAACTCGTGTACCCGCCCGTGATCGCTGCCGCCAAGACGATGTTCCGGGTCCTCGACCTGAAGATCACCATCGAGGGCGCACACCACGTGCCGCGTACGGGCGGGGCGGTGCTGGCGAGCAACCACATCAGCTACCTCGACTTCATCTTCTGCGGCTTGGGCGCGAACCCCGCGAAGCGGCTGGTGCGGTTCATGGCCAAGAAGTCCGTCTTCACGCACAAGATCTCGGGCCCGTTGATGCGGGGCATGCGGCACATCCCGGTCGACCGGCGGGCGGGTGCCGGGTCGTACGCGACGGCGGTCAGCGCCCTGAGGCGCGGCGAGGTGGTGGGCGTCTTCCCCGAGGCCACGATCAGCCGGTCGTTCACGGTCAAGGAACTCAAGAGCGGGACCACCCGGATGGCGACCGAGGCCGGCGTGCCGGTGTTGCCGGTGGCGATCTGGGGCACGCAGCGGCTCTGGACCAAGGGTCGGCCGCGCACCCTCAACCGCCGGCACATCCCGATCACCATCCTGGTCGGCGAGCCGATGGACCCGGCCGACTACCCGGACGCCAACGCGATGACCGTCGACCTGAAGGCGCGGCTGACCGCGCTCGTCGACCGTGCCCAGCGGAACTACCCCGACAAGCCGGCCGGCCCCGACGACACCTGGTGGCTCCCGGTGCACCTGGGCGGCACCGCCCCCACCCTGGAGGAGGCCGCCGAGCTGGAGGTGCGCCGCCGGGCCGCCGCGGTCGACCCCGACGCCTGA
- a CDS encoding RCC1 domain-containing protein, with amino-acid sequence MLAIGLTAGAATASAGSADRGTPNASLAAGPVSRVAAGDLHTCAIRADDALWCWGNNFYGQLGDGTTTQRTAPVRIGDAATWARIDASMSTTCGVRADGTLWCWGSNHNGQLGDGTTTKRTSPVRIGDGTSWASVSTAANHTCAVQTTGTLWCWGSNRHGQLGTGVTPYLATAPVQVGTATTWASVTTGYAHTCATRADGTLWCWGSSSDGQLGLGIRDYRATPTQVGTATTWTGVTAGYVHTCAVRADGTLWCWGENGYGQVGGGVGFQTTPLQVGTATTWARVETGIDSSCATRTDGSLWCWGNNASGQLGDGTTTHRSTPTRVGSATTWANSLAASYHACAMRTDGSLWCWGDNSFGQLGDGTTTQRSTPAQVALPG; translated from the coding sequence GTGCTCGCCATCGGGCTCACGGCGGGTGCGGCCACGGCGAGCGCCGGCTCTGCCGACCGGGGCACGCCGAACGCATCGCTCGCCGCCGGGCCGGTGTCCCGGGTCGCCGCAGGCGATCTGCACACCTGTGCGATCCGCGCGGATGACGCGCTCTGGTGCTGGGGCAACAACTTCTACGGCCAGCTCGGCGACGGCACCACCACGCAACGGACCGCTCCGGTCCGGATCGGCGACGCCGCCACCTGGGCGCGTATCGACGCCAGCATGAGCACCACCTGCGGGGTACGCGCGGACGGAACGCTGTGGTGCTGGGGCAGCAACCACAACGGGCAGCTCGGCGACGGCACGACCACGAAGCGGACCAGCCCCGTACGGATCGGCGACGGCACCTCCTGGGCCAGCGTCAGCACCGCCGCCAACCACACCTGTGCGGTCCAGACCACCGGCACCCTGTGGTGCTGGGGCTCGAACCGCCACGGGCAGCTCGGCACCGGCGTGACCCCCTATCTGGCGACCGCCCCGGTGCAGGTCGGCACGGCGACCACCTGGGCGAGCGTCACGACCGGGTACGCGCACACCTGCGCCACCCGCGCCGACGGGACCCTGTGGTGCTGGGGCAGCAGTTCGGACGGGCAGCTCGGTCTCGGCATCCGGGACTACCGGGCGACACCGACGCAGGTGGGCACCGCGACCACGTGGACCGGCGTGACGGCCGGGTACGTGCACACCTGCGCGGTTCGCGCCGACGGGACGCTGTGGTGCTGGGGCGAGAACGGGTACGGCCAGGTGGGTGGGGGCGTCGGCTTCCAGACCACCCCACTGCAGGTCGGCACGGCCACCACCTGGGCGAGGGTCGAGACGGGCATCGACTCGTCGTGCGCGACGCGCACCGACGGCAGTCTGTGGTGCTGGGGCAACAACGCGTCCGGGCAGCTCGGCGACGGCACCACCACCCACCGGTCGACCCCGACCCGGGTCGGTAGCGCCACGACCTGGGCGAACAGCCTCGCCGCGTCGTACCACGCCTGCGCGATGCGCACCGATGGCAGCCTGTGGTGCTGGGGCGACAACTCGTTCGGGCAGCTCGGCGACGGCACGACCACCCAACGGTCGACCCCGGCACAGGTGGCCCTGCCGGGCTGA
- a CDS encoding response regulator produces the protein MGADPVAGLTGGRSVGVAIVDDHPVVIEGVRVWLAAEPRLRVLATGDDPDAVLRAAPDADVILLDLRLHGRMALDKLAELSAAGRRVVVYSEHTDPQTMLAALDAGAVAFLAKHEGREHCVATVLAAASDRPYVPPALAGAIVGDPRPDRPALSDKEREALLLWFQSMSKASVARRMRISEHTVKQYVDRARIKYTRAGRPAATKAALLARAIEDGLVRPEEIGIYRSQASYDRPTP, from the coding sequence ATGGGCGCAGACCCGGTGGCGGGGTTGACCGGTGGCCGGTCGGTGGGCGTGGCGATCGTGGACGACCACCCGGTCGTCATCGAGGGCGTACGCGTCTGGCTGGCCGCCGAGCCCCGGCTGCGGGTCCTGGCGACCGGTGACGACCCCGACGCCGTGCTGCGGGCCGCGCCCGACGCCGACGTGATCCTGCTCGACCTGCGGCTGCACGGGCGGATGGCCCTGGACAAGCTCGCCGAGCTGAGCGCGGCCGGCCGGCGGGTGGTGGTCTACTCGGAGCACACCGACCCGCAGACGATGCTCGCCGCCCTGGACGCCGGGGCGGTCGCGTTCCTGGCCAAGCACGAGGGGCGGGAGCACTGCGTGGCCACCGTGCTGGCCGCCGCCAGCGACCGCCCGTACGTGCCGCCGGCGCTCGCCGGGGCGATCGTGGGTGACCCCCGCCCTGACCGGCCCGCCCTGTCCGACAAGGAGCGCGAGGCGCTGCTGCTGTGGTTCCAGTCGATGTCGAAGGCGTCAGTGGCCCGTCGGATGCGGATCAGCGAGCACACCGTGAAGCAGTACGTCGACCGGGCGCGCATCAAGTACACCCGAGCGGGGCGACCGGCCGCCACCAAGGCGGCGCTGCTCGCCCGGGCGATCGAGGACGGCCTAGTCCGGCCGGAGGAGATCGGCATCTACCGGTCACAGGCTTCCTACGACCGGCCGACCCCCTAA
- a CDS encoding PPOX class F420-dependent oxidoreductase: MADDETQRALTELVAGHRLGVLATLKRDGRPQLSTVIYAFDGASALIRVSVTDGRAKTANLRRDPRASFHVGSADGWAYAVAEARAELTPVAADPDDATVAELVDLYRAIQGEHPDWADYRRAMVAEGRLVLRLHVERLYGVPPRA; encoded by the coding sequence GTGGCGGACGACGAGACCCAGCGGGCGTTGACGGAGCTGGTCGCCGGCCACCGGCTGGGGGTGCTGGCCACGCTCAAGCGGGACGGGCGCCCGCAGCTGTCCACCGTCATCTACGCCTTCGACGGCGCGTCGGCCCTGATCCGCGTCTCGGTGACCGACGGCCGGGCCAAGACCGCCAACCTGCGCCGGGACCCGCGCGCCTCCTTCCACGTCGGCAGTGCCGACGGCTGGGCGTACGCGGTCGCGGAGGCGCGCGCCGAGCTGACGCCGGTGGCCGCCGACCCGGACGACGCCACCGTGGCCGAGCTGGTCGACCTCTACCGGGCGATCCAGGGGGAACATCCGGACTGGGCCGACTACCGGCGGGCGATGGTCGCCGAGGGGCGCCTCGTGCTCCGGCTGCACGTCGAACGCCTCTACGGCGTCCCACCGCGCGCCTGA
- a CDS encoding DinB family protein: protein MELDWNGELLEQLDWHWQRQARPRLDGMTDAEYHWEPVPDTWGVRPRGRSTAPMAVGQGDHLIEFAMPQPDPAPVTTIAWRIGHLVVGVFGARVAAHFGGPPVDYGSFAYAGTADTALAQLDEAYDRWMAGVRGLGREGLARPCGPAEGPYADRSLATLVLHINREAIHHLAEIALLRDLHLRLG, encoded by the coding sequence ATGGAGCTCGACTGGAACGGTGAGCTGCTCGAACAGCTCGACTGGCACTGGCAGCGGCAGGCCCGCCCGCGCCTCGACGGGATGACCGACGCCGAATACCACTGGGAGCCCGTCCCCGACACCTGGGGCGTACGGCCGCGCGGGCGCAGCACCGCCCCGATGGCGGTCGGGCAGGGCGATCATCTGATCGAGTTCGCGATGCCGCAGCCCGATCCCGCGCCCGTCACCACGATCGCCTGGCGGATCGGGCACCTCGTCGTGGGGGTGTTCGGCGCACGCGTCGCCGCCCACTTCGGTGGTCCCCCGGTGGACTACGGCTCCTTCGCGTACGCCGGCACCGCCGACACGGCGCTGGCGCAGCTCGACGAGGCGTACGACCGGTGGATGGCCGGGGTTCGCGGCCTGGGCCGCGAGGGCCTGGCCCGGCCGTGCGGTCCGGCGGAGGGACCCTACGCGGACCGGTCGCTGGCGACGCTCGTGCTGCACATAAACCGGGAGGCCATCCACCACCTCGCCGAGATCGCGTTGCTGCGCGACCTGCACCTGCGGCTCGGCTGA
- a CDS encoding sensor histidine kinase has product MPAVAAPTTSPTTLDTPAGGAFTLIFTRLPALLRLACGLVGAVVALSVRTPPVEPALLVPAVAALTAWSVWYAFRALRHGIGRPMVLGDVALTAAACLAMPVLVTPEVLPGEVSWIAVLASTTVLNAQANAPIGWSVPAGLLVTAAYATGAHAAGQPDEAAAHAVTLLVQTACGALITAIMRRRIGRADDAFVAHQRLTRESLVARTARDAERRQNRDLHDTVLATLTMVGLGAVAGPSAALRERCAADLRTLTALADARSAPDEGPVPLDGRLRAVRARLPELPVTTELAPCVVPAPVAEALAESTYAALSNVLRHAPGASAALRLSRVADTVVVELADDGPGFDPAAVPAHRYGLRESVRGRMSSVGGRAEIDSRPGAGTRIRLEWSDVD; this is encoded by the coding sequence ATGCCGGCCGTCGCCGCACCGACCACGTCGCCGACCACGCTGGACACCCCGGCCGGTGGCGCGTTCACTCTCATCTTCACCCGCCTGCCGGCGCTGCTGCGCCTGGCCTGCGGCCTGGTCGGCGCGGTGGTCGCCCTGTCGGTGCGTACCCCGCCGGTCGAGCCGGCGCTGCTGGTTCCGGCCGTCGCGGCCCTGACCGCCTGGTCGGTCTGGTACGCGTTCCGCGCGCTGCGCCACGGCATCGGCCGCCCGATGGTGCTCGGCGACGTGGCGCTGACCGCCGCCGCCTGCCTGGCGATGCCGGTGCTGGTCACCCCGGAGGTGCTGCCCGGCGAGGTGAGCTGGATCGCGGTGCTGGCCAGCACCACGGTCCTCAACGCGCAGGCCAACGCCCCCATCGGGTGGTCGGTTCCGGCGGGGCTGCTGGTGACGGCGGCGTACGCGACCGGCGCGCACGCCGCCGGCCAGCCCGACGAGGCCGCCGCGCACGCGGTGACGCTGCTGGTGCAGACGGCCTGCGGCGCGCTGATCACCGCCATCATGCGGCGGCGGATCGGTCGGGCCGACGACGCCTTCGTGGCGCACCAGCGGCTCACCCGGGAGTCGCTGGTCGCCCGGACCGCGCGGGACGCGGAGCGGCGGCAGAACCGGGATCTGCACGACACGGTGCTGGCCACCCTGACGATGGTCGGGCTGGGCGCGGTCGCCGGCCCGTCCGCCGCGCTGCGCGAACGGTGCGCCGCCGACCTGCGTACCCTCACCGCGCTGGCCGACGCGCGGTCCGCGCCCGACGAGGGGCCGGTGCCGCTGGACGGGCGGCTGCGGGCGGTGCGCGCCCGGCTGCCCGAGCTGCCGGTCACCACCGAGCTGGCGCCGTGCGTCGTGCCCGCCCCGGTCGCGGAGGCGCTCGCGGAGAGCACGTACGCGGCGCTGTCCAACGTGCTCCGGCACGCGCCGGGCGCGTCCGCCGCGCTGCGGCTGAGCCGGGTCGCCGACACCGTCGTGGTCGAGCTCGCCGACGACGGTCCGGGCTTCGACCCGGCGGCCGTTCCCGCGCACCGGTACGGGCTGCGTGAGTCGGTACGCGGCCGGATGTCCTCCGTCGGCGGGCGCGCCGAGATCGACTCGCGCCCCGGCGCCGGTACCCGGATCCGGTTGGAGTGGTCCGATGTCGACTGA
- a CDS encoding CBS domain-containing protein: MTTVGEFMTTRLVTMDGNDTLTAAAQEMRDSAIGDVVVTDGDDVIGIVTDRDITVRGVAENMDPNSTPLNRITSKDVITVSQYDDAVAAADLMRTYAVRRLPVIDDGRLVGLVSMGDLAVEREPQSVLADISADEPNN, translated from the coding sequence ATGACAACGGTCGGAGAGTTCATGACGACCCGGTTGGTGACGATGGACGGCAACGACACGCTGACCGCCGCCGCGCAGGAGATGCGCGACAGCGCCATCGGCGACGTGGTGGTGACCGACGGTGACGATGTGATCGGCATCGTGACGGACCGGGACATCACGGTACGGGGCGTGGCCGAGAACATGGACCCGAACTCGACCCCGCTCAACCGGATCACCAGCAAGGACGTGATCACGGTCAGCCAGTACGACGACGCGGTGGCCGCCGCCGACCTGATGCGCACGTACGCCGTGCGCCGGCTGCCGGTCATCGACGACGGGCGGCTGGTCGGCCTGGTCTCGATGGGCGACCTCGCAGTGGAGCGGGAGCCGCAGTCGGTGCTCGCCGACATCAGCGCCGACGAACCGAACAACTGA
- a CDS encoding SCP2 sterol-binding domain-containing protein gives MVDATTRFFEDLDRRGYDPLLAKSSGTLRLDLHEGAQTTHWLLRVDQGRLQVSREDQEADTVVGISPALFEELAAGREDGVAALLRGDMTVSGDLRLVLQLERLFPSHPDARGPRRRFHSYMEVR, from the coding sequence ATGGTGGACGCGACGACGAGGTTCTTCGAGGACCTCGACCGGCGGGGGTACGACCCCCTGCTGGCGAAGTCCTCCGGGACCCTGCGCCTGGACCTGCACGAGGGGGCGCAGACGACACACTGGCTGCTGCGGGTCGACCAGGGACGGCTCCAGGTGAGCCGGGAGGACCAGGAGGCCGACACGGTGGTCGGCATCAGCCCGGCACTCTTCGAGGAACTCGCCGCCGGCCGCGAGGACGGGGTGGCGGCGCTGCTGCGCGGGGACATGACGGTCAGCGGGGACCTGCGGCTGGTGTTGCAGTTGGAGCGGCTCTTCCCCAGCCACCCGGACGCCCGCGGACCCCGCCGGCGCTTCCACAGCTACATGGAGGTGCGGTGA
- a CDS encoding DUF3307 domain-containing protein: MFNVSDGVPAGGEPVAVTFAAVFVALFVAHQVGDHWIQTQHQASHKGDAGWSGRWACVKHVLTYCATAMVSLAGLAAVTGWCPDGVPAVVGMAVSGVSHFVIDRRWPLRWLADRLGKCPDWLERGGGLYALDQSAHIGFLFIAALVMAS, translated from the coding sequence GTGTTCAACGTATCCGATGGCGTCCCCGCTGGCGGTGAGCCGGTGGCGGTCACGTTCGCGGCGGTGTTCGTGGCGTTGTTCGTGGCTCATCAGGTCGGTGACCACTGGATTCAGACGCAGCATCAGGCATCGCACAAGGGTGATGCCGGATGGTCGGGTCGGTGGGCGTGCGTCAAGCATGTGCTGACGTACTGCGCTACGGCGATGGTTTCCCTGGCTGGTCTGGCTGCGGTGACGGGCTGGTGCCCTGATGGGGTGCCGGCGGTGGTGGGCATGGCTGTCTCCGGTGTGTCGCACTTCGTCATTGACCGGCGGTGGCCTTTGCGGTGGCTCGCGGATCGGCTGGGCAAGTGCCCGGACTGGTTGGAGCGTGGTGGAGGGCTGTACGCGCTGGACCAGTCGGCGCACATCGGGTTTCTGTTCATCGCGGCGCTGGTGATGGCGTCATGA
- a CDS encoding protein phosphatase 2C domain-containing protein translates to MRPKSPRLATIRTAQRRGPDRPSEDRIFTTDNAAVVLDGASQPDASDRDGGWLADTLGREIAERLHQSGDDLDQLLTDAITSVMKRHDLRAGAAPSTTVSIARWDSDSIDILVLGDSPVIALTHDGELRQVRDDRLRQVARYQRQQLNRAGPGFGFDDADQWRNLTNAERTQRNQPGGYWIAEATPEAAAHAMRDRWDIQDLTAILMMTDGVSAGVDRYGQPAEWRTAVDMALADPALLVDLVHDTEAEDPNGNQWPRSKRHDDKALAVIEFNRR, encoded by the coding sequence GTGCGCCCCAAGAGTCCACGACTAGCCACCATCCGAACTGCACAACGACGCGGCCCCGACCGCCCCAGCGAAGACCGCATTTTCACCACCGACAACGCCGCCGTTGTGCTCGACGGCGCATCACAACCAGACGCAAGCGACCGCGACGGCGGTTGGCTGGCCGACACCCTGGGCCGTGAAATTGCTGAACGACTCCACCAATCCGGCGACGACCTAGACCAGCTTCTGACGGACGCCATCACGTCGGTAATGAAGCGCCATGACCTACGAGCGGGCGCCGCCCCGTCGACCACCGTCAGCATCGCTCGGTGGGACAGCGACAGCATCGACATCCTGGTACTCGGCGACAGCCCCGTCATCGCGCTAACTCACGACGGTGAACTACGCCAGGTACGCGACGACCGGCTACGGCAAGTCGCCCGTTACCAGCGCCAACAACTGAACCGAGCAGGCCCAGGCTTCGGATTCGATGACGCCGACCAGTGGCGCAACCTCACCAACGCCGAACGCACCCAGCGCAACCAGCCAGGTGGCTACTGGATTGCCGAGGCCACACCCGAAGCAGCCGCCCACGCCATGCGGGACCGCTGGGACATCCAGGACCTGACTGCCATCCTGATGATGACCGACGGCGTTTCAGCGGGCGTGGACCGCTACGGGCAGCCTGCCGAATGGAGAACCGCCGTCGACATGGCACTAGCTGACCCCGCCCTACTCGTCGACCTGGTCCACGACACCGAAGCCGAAGACCCGAACGGCAACCAATGGCCGCGAAGCAAACGCCACGACGACAAGGCCCTAGCAGTCATCGAGTTCAACCGCCGATAA